In Arthrobacter ramosus, one DNA window encodes the following:
- a CDS encoding carbohydrate ABC transporter permease: MAFITIAPPAQPGSADAPLSGPTKVSGPTTTAPAAGRGRMRLGFLRLVPSHVLLIALAVVSIFPIYWMFVTAFRPSSDALSTNPLPGPLSPENFQYVLKTIPIAGMLANTFGMALTLAVSQLLVAILASYGFARWDFVGKKALYLLFVGSWLVPFQVTMIPNYLLVSQMGLLNTITGVVIPQLCSAFAVMMLRQHLEAFPKDLLDASQMDGRSSWRTLWEVVVPNLRPALAALGIMLFISAWNEYLWPSLIMQKSDALIQVGIRGFLGAEGNNWGAIMAASSLACLPIFLIYIFLQRYVVDAFVRSGLK; this comes from the coding sequence ATGGCCTTCATTACCATCGCCCCGCCGGCCCAGCCTGGTTCCGCTGATGCTCCGCTTTCAGGGCCGACGAAAGTTTCAGGGCCGACGACGACGGCCCCCGCCGCCGGGCGCGGACGCATGCGGCTTGGGTTTTTGCGGTTAGTACCCAGCCACGTTCTCCTGATCGCCTTGGCGGTCGTCTCGATCTTCCCCATCTACTGGATGTTCGTCACGGCATTCCGGCCGTCGTCGGACGCCCTGTCCACCAACCCGTTGCCGGGACCGCTGAGTCCTGAGAACTTCCAGTACGTCCTGAAGACCATCCCCATCGCGGGCATGCTGGCGAATACCTTCGGCATGGCACTGACGTTGGCGGTGTCCCAATTGCTCGTGGCCATCCTGGCTTCATACGGCTTCGCGCGTTGGGACTTTGTCGGAAAGAAAGCCTTGTATCTGTTGTTTGTGGGGTCCTGGCTGGTGCCTTTCCAGGTCACGATGATTCCCAACTACTTGTTGGTGTCCCAAATGGGCCTTCTCAACACCATCACCGGCGTCGTCATCCCGCAGTTGTGTTCGGCCTTCGCGGTGATGATGCTGCGCCAGCACCTCGAGGCCTTCCCCAAGGACCTCCTGGACGCGAGCCAGATGGATGGGCGGTCGTCATGGAGGACGCTGTGGGAAGTGGTGGTTCCGAACCTCCGTCCAGCGCTGGCGGCCCTTGGGATCATGCTGTTCATCAGCGCCTGGAACGAATACTTGTGGCCCTCACTGATCATGCAGAAGTCCGATGCCCTCATCCAGGTAGGCATCCGCGGGTTCCTTGGCGCCGAAGGCAACAACTGGGGCGCCATCATGGCAGCGTCCTCGCTAGCGTGCCTGCCGATCTTCCTGATCTACATCTTCCTGCAGCGATACGTGGTGGATGCCTTCGTCCGTTCGGGGTTGAAGTAG
- a CDS encoding carbohydrate ABC transporter permease has product MFIETAGPATGIAPAGPAGLSANRRPKRRALSPYLYILPAVVLLLVWTYWPLGQTVNLSFNDWNLIPTKPKQYVDVQKYAKVLSLPELHQALMNTGLYILAFLGISVALPLVFALLSRKVQGKARTAYQALIFVPFLITPVASSAIWRWLFAPEGGTIPAIAAALGAPMGNVFRDPDSSMIAVIVIVGWQMLGFGVLVVSAGLAGISPDYAAAASIDGANGRQITWRIIIPLLSPSLVFLSLMTILLSAQWTYPIIDLVTQGGPGNSSTNIYYLLYQFGFRNFDAGLSSAAGTLFFLGFGLIALVFVELSERLSFYDN; this is encoded by the coding sequence ATGTTCATCGAGACCGCCGGGCCGGCAACGGGCATAGCCCCTGCCGGCCCGGCAGGGCTCTCGGCTAATCGGCGCCCCAAGCGCCGCGCCCTGAGCCCCTACCTCTACATCCTGCCCGCCGTGGTCCTGCTTCTCGTGTGGACGTACTGGCCGCTCGGACAGACCGTCAACCTGTCCTTCAACGACTGGAACCTGATCCCCACCAAGCCCAAACAATATGTTGACGTGCAGAAGTACGCGAAGGTCCTGAGCCTGCCCGAACTGCACCAGGCGCTGATGAACACCGGCTTGTACATCCTGGCGTTCCTGGGAATTTCCGTTGCCTTGCCGCTCGTATTCGCGCTGCTGTCGCGCAAGGTCCAAGGCAAGGCCCGCACTGCCTACCAGGCACTGATCTTCGTTCCCTTCCTCATCACGCCTGTGGCCAGCAGCGCCATTTGGCGTTGGCTGTTCGCTCCTGAAGGCGGAACTATTCCCGCGATCGCCGCCGCCCTGGGCGCACCGATGGGCAACGTGTTCCGCGATCCCGACAGTTCGATGATCGCGGTGATCGTGATTGTCGGCTGGCAGATGCTCGGCTTCGGCGTGCTGGTGGTTTCTGCCGGACTGGCCGGCATCAGTCCTGACTATGCCGCCGCCGCATCGATCGACGGCGCCAACGGCAGGCAGATCACGTGGCGGATCATCATCCCGCTGCTTTCGCCGAGCCTGGTGTTCCTCTCGCTCATGACCATCCTGCTGTCCGCGCAGTGGACATATCCCATCATCGACCTCGTGACGCAGGGCGGTCCGGGCAATTCGTCCACCAACATCTACTACCTGCTGTACCAGTTCGGCTTCAGGAACTTCGACGCCGGCCTGTCCTCCGCGGCCGGCACGCTCTTCTTCCTCGGATTCGGGCTGATTGCCCTGGTCTTCGTGGAACTCTCGGAGCGACTCAGCTTCTACGACAACTAG
- a CDS encoding phosphodiesterase, which produces MNTELQHPAPEHFILHISDTHFVADNDLLHGSVDSDENLRQLFRDFVKAQVKPEALVFTGDLADTGRPDAYVRLRNIVEPVAEELGAKIIWVMGNHDARTAFRSGLLDSDAGEESVDMVHDVNGLRIIALDSTVPGKHHGEISDEQLAWLSDVLATPAPHGTLIALHHPPVPSPLEMMAMFELREQSRFEKVIEGTDVRGILAGHLHYSTFSTFGGAPVTVASATCYTQDLNVAPKSMRGQNGAQAFNLIHLYQDKMLSTVVPIGEFSTVYSVTAEQMAAFEKMTLEEATAAMTAPGEESDVEPSTVAETADGELAESVR; this is translated from the coding sequence GTGAACACCGAACTCCAGCACCCCGCCCCCGAGCACTTCATCCTGCACATCAGCGACACCCATTTCGTTGCCGACAACGACCTCCTGCATGGCAGCGTGGACAGCGACGAGAACCTCCGCCAGCTGTTCCGCGACTTCGTCAAGGCCCAGGTCAAGCCCGAAGCACTGGTGTTCACCGGCGACCTCGCCGACACCGGCCGCCCGGACGCCTACGTCCGCCTCCGCAACATCGTGGAGCCCGTCGCCGAGGAACTCGGCGCCAAGATCATCTGGGTCATGGGCAACCACGACGCGCGCACCGCCTTCCGTTCGGGCCTCCTCGACTCCGACGCGGGCGAGGAATCCGTGGACATGGTCCACGACGTCAACGGCCTGCGCATCATCGCCCTGGACTCCACGGTTCCGGGCAAACACCACGGCGAAATCTCCGACGAGCAGCTCGCTTGGCTGTCCGACGTCCTCGCCACCCCGGCCCCCCATGGCACGCTCATCGCCCTGCACCACCCGCCGGTTCCCAGCCCGCTGGAGATGATGGCCATGTTCGAACTGCGCGAGCAGAGCCGCTTCGAAAAGGTCATCGAAGGCACTGATGTCCGCGGCATCCTGGCCGGCCACCTGCACTACTCCACGTTCAGCACCTTCGGAGGCGCTCCCGTGACGGTTGCTTCGGCCACGTGCTACACGCAGGACCTCAACGTCGCCCCGAAGTCGATGCGCGGCCAGAACGGCGCGCAGGCGTTCAACCTGATTCACCTTTACCAGGACAAGATGCTCAGTACCGTTGTGCCGATCGGCGAATTCTCCACCGTGTACTCCGTCACGGCTGAGCAGATGGCCGCCTTCGAGAAGATGACCCTCGAAGAGGCCACAGCCGCGATGACCGCCCCAGGCGAGGAGTCCGACGTCGAGCCCTCCACCGTTGCCGAAACGGCCGACGGCGAGCTCGCCGAAAGCGTTCGCTAA
- a CDS encoding tyrosine-protein phosphatase, with translation MTTTAEDAVFGTRNRPYPVEGTYNFRSTAGDAAVARTIREGKLYRSDALHGLTDAGRRQFSELGIRLVIDLRDRTELAKSPSNLDGLAVDTRHNPIFEEGNVPGTSEITTLVDIYRLMIRSHAQRLADAVRLIADSGTEPVLVHCTAGKDRTGVVIALALLAAGVDREQVILDYVASEENLRGEWSEAMVAAASSHPGLAGIGEELREIISASPASVLETTLDLIDEMYGGATGLLQAHDFSDADLERLRDVLTTSSTR, from the coding sequence GTGACAACCACTGCCGAGGACGCCGTCTTCGGAACCCGCAACCGCCCCTACCCCGTGGAGGGCACCTACAACTTCCGGAGCACGGCGGGCGATGCCGCCGTCGCACGTACCATCCGGGAAGGAAAGCTGTATCGCTCCGACGCACTGCACGGACTGACCGACGCCGGACGCCGCCAATTCTCTGAGCTCGGCATCCGTCTGGTCATCGACTTGCGAGACCGCACCGAGTTGGCGAAGTCGCCCAGCAACCTTGACGGACTCGCCGTCGACACCAGGCACAACCCGATTTTCGAAGAGGGCAACGTGCCGGGTACTTCGGAGATCACCACCCTGGTGGACATCTACCGGCTCATGATCCGCAGCCACGCGCAGCGCCTTGCCGACGCCGTCCGCCTCATCGCCGACTCCGGGACGGAGCCCGTACTGGTCCACTGCACCGCGGGCAAGGACCGCACCGGCGTCGTCATTGCCCTGGCCCTCCTGGCCGCAGGAGTGGACCGCGAGCAGGTGATCCTGGACTACGTAGCCAGCGAGGAGAACCTGCGCGGCGAATGGAGCGAGGCCATGGTGGCCGCCGCCTCCAGCCACCCGGGCCTTGCGGGCATCGGCGAGGAACTCCGGGAAATCATCTCCGCGAGCCCCGCCTCTGTCCTGGAAACCACACTGGACCTCATCGACGAAATGTACGGCGGCGCCACCGGCCTGCTCCAGGCACACGATTTCAGCGACGCCGACCTCGAACGGCTCAGGGACGTCCTGACCACCAGTTCCACCCGCTAA
- a CDS encoding ABC transporter substrate-binding protein, with amino-acid sequence MRPLRSIALTIAAGTAALALAGCSGTSQASTVSNQVIPELTADQQVNITFESYNLAQAGVWTDTVKGLVADFEKAHPNIHVTAQAPQGGGAVGSNTVSSVQTQLLAGHAPDVAQLTFDSLDFAATQLGAQPISDLVGQKAVDDALGGAHPFHPNAKHLADWNGKTYGIPYVFSTPVLFYNATKLADAGITNPDLSTWDKVEAAAKAVSAKTGKPSLDISCASIGGNWCMQGVFKSNGAQVLSDDRKTIGFGSDAAVDTVTKLAQLTKDGVLRNADSNAQYEGLPKGDTAFILTTSALQGSFMSAATKGGWELKAAGMPSFGSKPAVPTNSGSALFVLSQDPAKQRAGWELIKFMTSDHAYEQISTKIGYLPLRTSLTAPGGSLYDWAQKNPLLAPNLAQLDRLQPWVSYPGNSYVQIDDILGKAIENVVYYGKDAKTTMADAQKRAQDLIP; translated from the coding sequence GTGCGCCCTCTCCGTTCAATTGCACTAACCATCGCCGCTGGCACCGCCGCATTGGCCCTCGCAGGCTGTTCCGGCACCTCGCAGGCCAGCACCGTGAGCAACCAGGTCATCCCGGAACTCACGGCAGACCAGCAAGTCAACATCACCTTCGAAAGCTACAACCTGGCCCAAGCCGGCGTCTGGACCGATACCGTCAAAGGCCTGGTAGCCGACTTCGAAAAGGCCCACCCGAACATCCACGTCACCGCGCAGGCACCGCAGGGCGGGGGCGCCGTCGGATCCAACACGGTCAGCAGCGTCCAGACGCAGCTCCTCGCCGGACACGCACCCGACGTCGCGCAGTTGACGTTCGATTCCCTCGACTTCGCCGCCACCCAGCTTGGCGCCCAGCCGATCAGCGATCTGGTCGGCCAGAAAGCCGTCGACGACGCCCTCGGCGGCGCCCACCCGTTCCACCCCAACGCGAAGCACCTGGCCGACTGGAACGGCAAGACCTATGGCATTCCTTACGTCTTCTCCACCCCCGTCCTCTTCTACAACGCCACCAAGCTCGCCGACGCCGGAATCACCAACCCGGACCTCTCCACCTGGGACAAGGTGGAGGCGGCCGCAAAGGCCGTTTCCGCCAAGACCGGAAAGCCGTCCCTGGACATTTCGTGCGCAAGCATCGGGGGCAACTGGTGCATGCAGGGCGTCTTCAAGTCGAACGGGGCCCAGGTTCTCTCCGATGACCGCAAGACCATCGGATTCGGCTCGGACGCGGCCGTTGACACCGTTACGAAGCTCGCACAGCTGACGAAGGACGGCGTGCTGCGCAACGCAGACAGCAACGCACAATACGAAGGCCTCCCGAAGGGCGATACCGCCTTCATCCTTACTACCTCAGCGCTCCAAGGCTCATTCATGTCGGCCGCCACGAAGGGCGGCTGGGAACTCAAGGCAGCGGGGATGCCCTCCTTCGGCAGCAAGCCTGCCGTGCCCACCAACTCCGGCTCGGCCCTGTTCGTCCTCTCACAGGATCCAGCGAAGCAGCGCGCCGGCTGGGAGTTGATCAAGTTCATGACCAGCGACCACGCCTACGAGCAGATCTCCACCAAGATCGGCTACCTGCCGCTGCGCACCTCGCTGACCGCTCCGGGTGGTTCCCTCTACGACTGGGCCCAGAAGAATCCGCTCCTGGCCCCGAACCTCGCCCAGCTTGACCGCCTCCAGCCCTGGGTTTCCTACCCGGGAAACAGCTACGTGCAGATCGACGACATCCTCGGCAAGGCGATCGAGAACGTCGTCTACTACGGCAAGGACGCAAAAACCACCATGGCCGACGCCCAGAAGCGCGCCCAGGACCTGATTCCCTAA
- a CDS encoding ABC transporter ATP-binding protein, translated as MGRLVLNQLSRSFKNVSAVKNVSLTVEDGDFLVLLGPSGCGKTTLLRMIAGLLEPTSGSLELDGTDITTAPSKKRDLAMVFQSYALYPHLSVAKNLAFPLHVRRTDKQEVKKRVEAVAEMVEIGHLLDRKPKELSGGQRQRVAVARALVREPKAFLMDEPLSNLDAKLRTATRQELAGLHKRLGATFIYVTHDQVEAMTMATKIALLNGGQLEQLGTPEELYDKPASVFAAGFLGSPATNLIDAELSTSNGSITVMAPSLEAVLWDGETPQRDVVLGIRPEHLSIHAPGSSAAAPNSGAALRGIVDLSENLGSEQVIYCRVGENRVAVRAPRGQYWGPGNAVVLSADAKNLHLFDRESGRRLEWHADAKHPSTASSAQPAASL; from the coding sequence GTGGGCCGACTTGTGCTCAACCAGTTGTCGCGTTCGTTCAAGAACGTGTCGGCGGTAAAGAACGTATCGCTCACCGTTGAAGACGGTGATTTCCTGGTCCTGCTCGGCCCCAGCGGCTGCGGCAAGACCACCCTGCTCCGCATGATCGCGGGCCTGCTGGAACCGACGTCGGGCTCACTCGAACTGGACGGAACGGACATCACCACCGCCCCGTCCAAGAAGCGCGACTTGGCCATGGTGTTCCAGAGCTACGCCCTGTACCCGCACCTCAGCGTGGCGAAAAACCTGGCCTTCCCGCTCCACGTGCGGCGCACCGACAAGCAGGAAGTCAAGAAGCGCGTGGAGGCCGTGGCCGAAATGGTGGAGATCGGCCACCTCCTGGACCGCAAGCCGAAGGAACTGTCCGGCGGCCAGCGCCAACGAGTCGCCGTGGCACGGGCCTTGGTGCGCGAGCCCAAGGCCTTCCTCATGGACGAACCCCTGTCCAACCTGGATGCCAAGCTCCGCACAGCGACCCGGCAGGAGCTGGCCGGACTACACAAGCGCCTCGGTGCCACCTTCATCTACGTCACGCATGACCAAGTGGAAGCCATGACCATGGCAACCAAGATCGCGCTGCTCAACGGAGGCCAGCTCGAGCAACTCGGCACGCCGGAAGAGCTCTACGACAAGCCCGCATCCGTGTTCGCGGCAGGCTTCCTGGGATCCCCGGCCACCAACCTGATCGACGCCGAACTTTCCACCAGCAACGGCTCCATCACCGTCATGGCACCCTCCCTGGAAGCGGTGCTATGGGACGGGGAAACACCCCAGCGGGACGTCGTGCTGGGCATCCGCCCCGAGCACCTGAGTATCCACGCACCCGGCTCTTCAGCAGCCGCGCCGAACTCCGGGGCAGCCCTTCGGGGCATCGTTGACCTGAGCGAAAACCTCGGCAGCGAACAGGTCATCTACTGCCGGGTCGGCGAGAACCGCGTGGCCGTCCGCGCCCCGCGGGGCCAATACTGGGGGCCGGGTAACGCCGTCGTACTCAGTGCCGACGCCAAAAACCTCCACCTCTTTGACCGCGAAAGCGGCAGGCGCCTCGAATGGCACGCAGACGCGAAGCACCCTTCCACTGCGAGCTCAGCTCAGCCCGCCGCCTCGCTCTAG
- a CDS encoding MurR/RpiR family transcriptional regulator encodes MTPYKSEPPLGGSRAHIKSIFPSLAPSEQRVAQLCLDSPETVARMSVADLVTQTGTSPATIVRACKSMGFDGFQHLRQVLLRDLGAAARDSIQQEESGATGEPGSSEHLVSGIFSRASQDIRGALGSLDFEAFDAAVKAIRQGGRLLVVANGASLAPAQSLALRFLSAGVQCEAPSDIVSQHISAKLLSAGDVCIAVSDSGMNSFTIGSARIAAERKATVIGVTSYAKSELADLSTHTLVAGAEFHSWNDQLPIGNIVQMLVLSALHAAVTADSPDVERARSAVFEEVLHIVEKPE; translated from the coding sequence ATGACCCCGTACAAATCCGAACCGCCCCTGGGCGGTTCCCGCGCGCATATCAAGTCAATTTTCCCCTCGCTGGCTCCCAGCGAACAGCGGGTGGCGCAGTTGTGCCTTGATTCCCCGGAGACCGTGGCCAGGATGTCGGTAGCGGATCTGGTCACCCAGACGGGGACGTCGCCCGCGACGATCGTTCGCGCGTGCAAGAGCATGGGCTTTGACGGATTCCAGCACCTGCGCCAGGTCCTGCTGCGCGATCTGGGCGCCGCGGCACGGGACAGCATCCAACAGGAAGAGTCCGGGGCAACCGGCGAACCCGGATCCTCCGAACACCTGGTTTCAGGGATCTTTTCCCGGGCCTCCCAGGACATCCGCGGAGCATTGGGGTCTTTGGACTTCGAGGCCTTCGACGCCGCTGTGAAAGCGATTCGCCAGGGCGGACGCCTGCTGGTGGTGGCCAACGGAGCATCACTCGCTCCCGCCCAATCCCTCGCCCTGCGGTTCCTGTCGGCCGGAGTGCAATGCGAGGCGCCATCCGACATTGTCTCGCAGCACATCTCCGCCAAGCTCCTCTCAGCGGGGGATGTCTGCATCGCCGTGAGTGACAGCGGAATGAACTCCTTCACGATTGGTTCTGCGCGGATCGCGGCTGAACGCAAGGCAACCGTGATCGGGGTGACCAGCTATGCGAAATCCGAACTCGCCGACCTCTCGACCCACACGCTCGTGGCCGGGGCTGAATTCCATTCGTGGAACGACCAGCTGCCCATCGGGAACATCGTCCAGATGCTGGTGCTGTCCGCCCTTCACGCCGCGGTGACTGCAGATTCTCCCGACGTCGAGCGCGCCCGCTCCGCGGTGTTCGAAGAAGTCCTGCATATCGTGGAGAAGCCCGAATAG
- a CDS encoding sensor histidine kinase produces the protein MKTTTALDEVTAINGVITDQQPVDFHTLGLAGCIDRLAAPLRRQGTEIHWETPHHGVEISSGSASLLYHAAKEVLSNAFKYAHAHDITVRLAAVYHGIRLTVTDNGGGFDSQATPAGAHHGFGLRLMSIAVSEVGGEVSVVSSPGNGTCVTVTLPLD, from the coding sequence ATGAAGACAACAACAGCCCTGGACGAGGTTACCGCCATCAATGGCGTGATCACCGATCAGCAACCGGTGGACTTCCACACTTTGGGGCTCGCTGGCTGCATCGACCGATTGGCCGCACCGCTCCGCCGCCAGGGGACCGAAATCCACTGGGAGACGCCGCACCATGGCGTCGAAATCTCGTCCGGCTCCGCTTCCTTGCTCTACCACGCCGCCAAGGAGGTACTCAGCAACGCGTTCAAGTACGCGCATGCCCACGACATCACCGTCCGGCTCGCCGCCGTCTACCACGGGATCCGGCTGACAGTCACGGACAACGGCGGCGGCTTCGACAGCCAGGCAACGCCTGCGGGCGCACACCACGGGTTCGGGCTCCGCCTCATGTCCATCGCCGTCAGCGAAGTGGGCGGCGAGGTCTCCGTCGTCTCCAGTCCAGGCAACGGAACCTGCGTAACCGTCACTTTGCCGCTCGACTGA
- a CDS encoding alpha/beta fold hydrolase: MAYITVGNENSTEIEIYYEDHGTGQAVVLIHGYPLDGSSWEKQTAALLAAGYRVITYDRRGFGKSSKPTAGYDYDTFAADLNTLLEALNLNDAVLVGFSMGTGEVARYLGTYGSARVAKAVFLASLEPFLLQTADNPGGVPQSVFDGLTEAVTADRYAFFTEFFNNFFNAPTFLGTHRLSHEAVTASWNLAAHSGAYASVAAQPTWLTDFRADIPKIDVPALIVHGTADNILPIDVTGRRFAEALPGAEYVEIDGAPHGLLWTHGAEVNQALLGFLAK, encoded by the coding sequence ATGGCTTACATCACCGTCGGAAATGAAAACAGCACCGAGATCGAAATCTACTACGAAGACCACGGGACCGGCCAGGCAGTGGTCCTTATCCACGGCTATCCCCTGGATGGTTCGTCCTGGGAGAAGCAGACCGCCGCATTGCTCGCCGCAGGCTACCGCGTCATCACCTACGACCGCCGCGGCTTCGGCAAGTCCAGCAAGCCGACCGCCGGCTACGACTACGACACCTTCGCCGCGGACCTGAACACCCTGCTGGAAGCACTGAATCTCAACGACGCCGTACTGGTGGGCTTCTCGATGGGTACCGGCGAAGTGGCCCGCTACCTTGGCACTTACGGCTCGGCCCGGGTCGCGAAAGCCGTGTTCCTCGCATCCTTAGAACCGTTCCTCCTGCAGACCGCGGACAACCCCGGAGGCGTCCCGCAGTCCGTGTTCGACGGACTCACCGAGGCAGTCACAGCCGATCGCTACGCCTTCTTCACCGAATTCTTCAATAACTTCTTCAACGCTCCCACTTTCCTCGGAACGCATCGCCTGAGCCACGAAGCAGTCACCGCCAGTTGGAACCTGGCAGCGCATTCAGGCGCCTATGCCTCGGTGGCCGCGCAGCCCACGTGGCTCACCGATTTCAGGGCCGACATCCCCAAGATCGATGTGCCTGCCTTGATTGTGCATGGCACCGCGGACAACATCCTCCCCATCGACGTCACCGGCCGGAGGTTCGCCGAAGCGCTCCCCGGCGCCGAGTACGTGGAGATCGACGGCGCCCCGCACGGCTTGCTGTGGACGCATGGCGCCGAGGTCAACCAGGCCTTGCTCGGTTTCCTCGCGAAGTAG
- a CDS encoding ABC transporter ATP-binding protein encodes MLWKLLVQYLRPHRRLLIAVVIFQLAQSIASLYLPTLNADIIDEGVAKGDTGYILGTGSLMLLITLLQIACSITAVYFGAKAAMGLGRDLRGAIFTRVGEFSEQEVTRFGAPSLITRSTNDVQQVQQLVLMSCTLMVAAPMLSIGGVIMAVRQDAQLSWLIAVSVPVLLVAVGLIVSRMVPLFRKMQVRIDTVNRVLREQLAGIRVVRAFVREDMETERFASANQDVTEMALRAGRLMALMFPVVMLVLNVSSVAVIWFGSFRIDDGSMQVGTLIAFLSYLMQILMSVMMATFMAVMIPRAAVSADRIGQVLETQSSVRPPENPVTETAGRGELELLDVGFAYPGAEQPVLSGISFRARAGQTTAIIGSTGAGKTTLVNLLPRLFDASSGSVRIDDVDVRELHPDLLWGHIGLVPQKPYLFSGTVRSNLLYGKPDATEEELWRALAIAQAQDFVEEMEGGLDARISQGGTNVSGGQRQRLAIARALVKQPELYIFDDSFSSLDTATDARLRQALKRHTSGATMVIIAQRVSSIADAEQILVLDDGRLVGRGTHEELLETSETYREIVSSQLAAEEAA; translated from the coding sequence ATGCTCTGGAAACTTCTCGTTCAGTACCTGCGGCCACATCGGCGGCTGCTGATCGCCGTCGTCATTTTCCAGTTGGCGCAGTCCATCGCGTCGCTGTACTTGCCCACACTGAATGCCGACATCATTGACGAAGGCGTGGCCAAGGGGGATACCGGGTACATCCTGGGCACCGGCAGCCTCATGTTGCTCATCACCCTCCTGCAGATCGCGTGTTCGATCACGGCCGTGTACTTCGGCGCGAAAGCCGCCATGGGCTTGGGGCGGGACCTGCGCGGCGCTATTTTCACCAGGGTGGGGGAGTTCTCCGAGCAGGAGGTCACCCGCTTCGGTGCGCCCTCGCTGATCACGCGTTCAACCAACGATGTGCAGCAGGTCCAGCAGCTCGTCCTGATGTCCTGCACGCTCATGGTTGCGGCGCCCATGCTCAGCATCGGCGGGGTCATCATGGCCGTCCGGCAAGATGCCCAGTTGTCCTGGCTGATTGCCGTGAGCGTCCCCGTGTTGCTCGTTGCGGTGGGCCTCATTGTTAGCCGGATGGTCCCGCTGTTCCGCAAGATGCAGGTCCGGATCGACACCGTGAACCGCGTGCTCCGCGAACAACTGGCCGGCATCCGCGTGGTGCGCGCGTTCGTGCGCGAGGACATGGAGACGGAACGCTTCGCCTCGGCCAACCAGGACGTCACGGAGATGGCGCTGCGCGCCGGGCGGCTCATGGCTCTGATGTTCCCCGTGGTGATGCTGGTGCTCAACGTCTCCAGCGTCGCCGTGATCTGGTTCGGGTCGTTCCGGATCGACGACGGATCCATGCAGGTAGGCACGCTAATCGCTTTCCTGAGCTACCTCATGCAGATCCTCATGTCCGTCATGATGGCTACGTTCATGGCCGTCATGATCCCGCGTGCGGCTGTTTCGGCGGACCGCATCGGACAGGTGCTGGAGACCCAATCGAGCGTGCGGCCGCCTGAGAACCCAGTGACGGAGACCGCCGGACGCGGCGAGCTGGAATTGCTCGACGTCGGATTCGCCTACCCGGGTGCCGAGCAGCCCGTCCTGAGCGGCATCAGCTTCCGGGCACGCGCAGGGCAGACGACGGCCATCATTGGCAGCACGGGCGCGGGCAAGACTACCTTGGTGAACTTGCTGCCACGGCTCTTCGACGCGAGCAGCGGCTCGGTGCGGATCGACGACGTCGACGTCCGCGAACTGCACCCTGACCTCTTGTGGGGGCACATCGGACTGGTGCCGCAAAAGCCCTACCTCTTCTCCGGCACGGTTCGCAGCAACCTTCTTTACGGCAAGCCCGACGCCACCGAGGAAGAACTCTGGAGGGCGCTCGCCATTGCACAGGCCCAGGACTTCGTCGAGGAGATGGAGGGCGGGCTTGACGCTCGGATCTCCCAGGGTGGCACCAACGTTTCCGGCGGTCAGCGCCAGCGTCTCGCCATCGCCCGGGCACTCGTGAAGCAGCCCGAGCTCTACATCTTCGACGACTCCTTCTCATCGTTGGACACCGCCACGGACGCCAGGCTCCGCCAGGCGCTCAAGCGCCACACTTCCGGCGCCACCATGGTCATCATTGCGCAGCGGGTATCCAGCATCGCGGATGCTGAGCAGATTCTAGTGCTCGACGACGGGCGGCTGGTCGGGCGCGGAACCCACGAGGAGTTGTTGGAGACTTCAGAAACGTACCGGGAGATAGTTTCCTCGCAATTGGCAGCGGAGGAGGCAGCATGA